GCTTACGCCCTATGAAACCGGTTCAGGCGGATGGGCCGCATCCCAGTGGGTAAAGAACGGGGAGCATATCGTGAACGCCGGGCTTCTCATTGCCCTCGCAGTTCTGATCTCCAGGTATTTCGCTTCGTAGGATTCTCTCGGCCAAAAAACCCTTCTCACCACAGAGCACACAGAGAAAAACTTCCTTGGCAAAAAGCAAGAACAAAACTTCACCGCAGAGACGCGGAGGACGCAGAGAAGAGATCTCTGGGTTAAAAGCTAAAAACAAGAAATCTCACCGCAGGGACGCAAAGAAATACAACAACTCTCCTACAGAGAACATGGAGAAAAAGCATTCATCGGCACGGGTTGGTCTGAGATTACCGGTAGGCTGAATCATGATCCGGGTGAAGGGATACAAAGGGTGTTTAGCACGGCGTGCCGATCGTTCTTGTCCAGTTCAAACAATCCTTCAAGAAAAATCGGGTTATTGACATCCATGCGGACCTTGCTTTTATTTCCGGATGGCTTCACTCAGTTTCGGGAGGTCGGTTTCTGATGGTCTTTTTTCCCGTGCCCAGGCCAGTCCGTGATCTATTCGCCTCCTTGCAGGTTCTTCGTGGATCCGGCGTTCATTGTCTGGAACAAACTCCCCGGTTCGAATAATCTTCTTGCTTATGATTCCCTCCCTTGCAAAAAATACTTGATTTAATTCCCCATTTTATATATATTTAGGGTATTCTATTCCCTTAGATTATAATTAATTGGAGACTAAACGTGCCGATTATTCCTCGGACAATCCAAAAAAATATTGAAAATCATCTATTTAAGAAGAAGGTGGTCATTATCTACGGTCCGAGACAGGTGGGCAAGACGACTCTGATCAAAGAGATACAGAAGAAATACCCTGAAAAATCAACCTACCTGAACTGTGATGAGCCGGATATACGCCAGGCCTTGACACAAGTTACGTCCACGGAAATCAAGGAGTTCATCGGCAGGAACAGGCTCATTTTTGTTGATGAGGCGCAGAGGGTGAAAAATATCGGCATCACTCTGAAAATCATGGTGGATCAACTTCCGGACGTACAGGTCTTGGCCACGGGCTCTTCATCTTTTGATTTGTCGAACGAGATCTCCGAACCCCTGACAGGGAGAAAGTATGAATTTCACCTCTATCCCTTTTCCCTCGAAGAGATCTCCGCCATCTATTCGGATATTGAAATTCAGAGAATCCTTGAAAGAAGAATGCTCCTCGGGATGTATCCGGAGATTGTTCAGGCCAAGACCGAGGCGGAAGGAAAATTAAGGAGTCTCACCCATAGCTATCTTTATAAAGATGCCCTTCAGTACCAGAAGATCAAACACTCTGAAGTTTTAGAGAGGCTGCTGCAGGCCCTGGCCCTGCAAATCGGTCAGGAGGTCTCCTACACCGAGCTGGCCGGGATTGTCGGAATAGATAAGAAGACCGTAGTAAGTTATATTGAAGTTCTGGAAAAGGCCTTTATTATTTTTCGTCTTGGGCCTTTCAGCCGAAACCTGAGAAATGAATTAAAGAAGCTCAGAAAGATCTATTTCTTTGATACCGGCGTCAGAAATGCCCTGATCAACAATTTCAACCCCCTGAATCTACGCGGGGACATCGGAAACCTGTGGGAAAATTTTATGATCAGTGAGAGGATCAAGTTTAACCAGAACCATGGGATCGCCAAGAATATCTATTTCTGGAGGACTCACGGACAGCAAGAGATCGATTATCTGGAAGAAGCCCAAGGGAAACTTCACGGCTTTGAATTTAAATGGAACCAGAAAAACTATCGGGCGCCCCGCGTGTTCCTGGAGGCCTATGCCGGAAGTAATGTGAAGGTTATCAACAATAAGACGTATAGGAGTTTTATCAGCGAGCGCGGTTTGTGATGCCTGGTTAAAAGCAAGATTCACCGCAGAGGACGCGGAGAAAAATCTGCAGGGTGAAAAGCTAAAGACAAGGCTCTCACCGCAGAGACGCAGAGGACGCGGAGAAGAGATCTCTGGGCTAAAGCTAAAAACAAGAAATCTCACCACAGAGCACACAGAGAACGCAAAGAAGAACCTGCTTGGTGAAAAGCTAAAGACAAAGCTCTCACCGCAGAGGCGCGGAGGACGCAGAGAAAGGCTTACTTGGCTATATAGCAGGGTTAAAAACCATTTCACCTCCATAAGAATTCTTTAGTAACAAGAATTACTCATACTTCTCAAAAAGCTTCCCCCAGCGTGTCTTTCGGATCTCTCCGATTCTCTTCTTCCCTATCAAAGGATACCAGTAGAGGTCATGATAAAGCCGGGACGCGGCGTAGGACCATGGGACCAGGAAGGTTCGCAGCATGAGCTTTTCCAGGGGTTTCAGCCACCCGTGGTAGATCAATTTTTGCCCCCGGCTGGCCAGCGTGTTCTCATGGCCGTGAAAGTGAAAGTTCACGCCGGAGATATCCTCGCCCACCACTTCAATCTCTGCGGGGTCGCCGACGCCGAGCCCCCGTTCGTGGGCCAGTCGGATGAATTTCAGGGAGAGGGGATCAAATCCCATCATCTTTGCGGCAATGGCGTCGATGGCCACTTGGTCCGCGCCGGCAAGGATGTAATTTTTTTCCAGAGGGACCATGCACCTCGGCCCGGGCCCGTCCCCGGCAAGGGTCCCATCCATGACAGCGAAGATCCCGGTGTGGATCTCCTTCTGGATCATGAGAAGATCCACCAGGGTTTCATGGATCACACTGTGGGTCCAATGCCGTTTTTCGTTCAAGAGCCCGCCGAAGGCGTTCTTCATGGCTCCGGTCATGGTGGTGAAGACATGGGTCTTCATGGTGGGAAGATGGATGATGTTCTCGCCGATAAACCGCTTGGGAATCTTGATTCCATCCGGAAAGATCTTGTCGAGGACCAGCAGTTTTCCTTTGGGCTCGTAGCGTATCCACTCTTCTCCTTCGTAGAGATGGATGTTCCGCAGCCCGTACTTCTCCACGATCGGCTTGTGCTTGTTGTTGATTTCCCCCTTCTTGGCCGAGACCACCACGGTCCGGTTGTGGCAGGCATGCATGAGCTCCCGGGAGTAGCCGTCCAGAAGCAAGGTCCGGATCACGCCCTCCAATTGCCAGGGCGGCGTGGAGCACGCCGGGAAATAGACCTCCCAGGAGATATTGATTTTGAGCGCGGTGTCCTTGTCCTTGGGCAGGAACGTTTCATATTCCGCAAGGCGCAAGAGCCTCTTATAATCTTCCAGTACGGTCTCCGGCCTCGTCTTAAGGACAGCAACTTTTGGTTTCATCATGGCCTTCCCATTCAGCTTTCATTGATATAGAACTGCCAACACGACAACAACCCACAAGATGACATTGAGCATCATCGGCTTATCGCTGAGCATGATTTGTGCGGGATTTCCCCCCCGGTCCTTCTGATGCACCAGATAAAGATAGCGGAAGATGCCGTAGAGCACGAAGGGGACGGTATAGATCAGATTTGAAGTCTGGAACTTTTCAACGGTCTCTTCGGATACGGTATAGAGGGCATAGGACATGACCGTAGAGGCCGTCACCACTGCGATCATTTGATCGAGGAAGTAAGGGCTGTACTGAGAAAGGACTTTGCGCGATGACACAGCGCCGTTTTCCTGCAAGATGAGTTCGTGACGCCTTTTCGAGAAGCCGAGGAATAGGGCGATGAGGGCCGTGCAGATCAGCACCCATTGGGACGTCGGCACATCGATGACCGCTGATCCGGCCAGCACACGAAGCACAAAGCCGGCCGAGATGGTCATGACATCAATAATGACAAGCTCCTTCAAGATGAAAGAGTAGAGGAGATTCAAGGTAAGATATATCAGGAGGATCGCCGCGAAACCGGAGGACAGAAACCAACTGACGCCGAGACAGAGGCCGGAAAGGAGAATCGCCGAAACCACTGCCGTCATGACCGAAAGCCTGCCGGAGGCGACGGGCCGTGCTGCTTTTTTCGGATGAGAACGGTCTTCTTCAATGTCTTTCACGTCATTGACCAGGTAGATCGCCCCGGATGCGCCGCAGAAAATGAGAAAGCCGAGGAAGGCTCTAAAAAACATCTCAAGATCAAGAAGGTTTTGCGAAAAAAGCAGGGGGGCCAAGACAAAGAGATTTTTTATCCACTGTTCAGGCCGCATGGAAATGATGATGGCTTTGAGCAAGGAAGAGACTCCTCCATATTTTCCGGATCGTTGAGACGGCCGGACACGCCTGTTTTGGTGCGCTCACTCGACCTCTTGCGGTAGGCCGAACCGAATGATATTTTCAATCATTCTCTCTATATCCCGCCAAAATGTAAAGAACAATTTTCCAAATGAACGGAGCACGTCTTGCCTTTTGCTATCTCTATCTTTTCTCTGTGTCCTGGTTTATTGTTGTCAAGCATTTTTTCTTTTTCTTGTCTTGGCATTTAGCCCGGAATCTCTTCCTTTGCGACCTCCGCGCCTCTGTGGTGAAGAGGTCTTGGTTTTCGTTCTTAC
Above is a window of Nitrospirae bacterium CG2_30_53_67 DNA encoding:
- a CDS encoding ATPase; the encoded protein is MIPRTIQKNIENHLFKKKVVIIYGPRQVGKTTLIKEIQKKYPEKSTYLNCDEPDIRQALTQVTSTEIKEFIGRNRLIFVDEAQRVKNIGITLKIMVDQLPDVQVLATGSSSFDLSNEISEPLTGRKYEFHLYPFSLEEISAIYSDIEIQRILERRMLLGMYPEIVQAKTEAEGKLRSLTHSYLYKDALQYQKIKHSEVLERLLQALALQIGQEVSYTELAGIVGIDKKTVVSYIEVLEKAFIIFRLGPFSRNLRNELKKLRKIYFFDTGVRNALINNFNPLNLRGDIGNLWENFMISERIKFNQNHGIAKNIYFWRTHGQQEIDYLEEAQGKLHGFEFKWNQKNYRAPRVFLEAYAGSNVKVINNKTYRSFISERGL
- a CDS encoding iron-sulfur cluster-binding protein, with product MKPKVAVLKTRPETVLEDYKRLLRLAEYETFLPKDKDTALKINISWEVYFPACSTPPWQLEGVIRTLLLDGYSRELMHACHNRTVVVSAKKGEINNKHKPIVEKYGLRNIHLYEGEEWIRYEPKGKLLVLDKIFPDGIKIPKRFIGENIIHLPTMKTHVFTTMTGAMKNAFGGLLNEKRHWTHSVIHETLVDLLMIQKEIHTGIFAVMDGTLAGDGPGPRCMVPLEKNYILAGADQVAIDAIAAKMMGFDPLSLKFIRLAHERGLGVGDPAEIEVVGEDISGVNFHFHGHENTLASRGQKLIYHGWLKPLEKLMLRTFLVPWSYAASRLYHDLYWYPLIGKKRIGEIRKTRWGKLFEKYE